Part of the Pseudorasbora parva isolate DD20220531a chromosome 13, ASM2467924v1, whole genome shotgun sequence genome is shown below.
tatattttggagcaactaacccactccaacccaaaacctacccaacaatataaaatatgtaacgttaacaggcaaataaaagtacagtcatGGGTGTTTATTGCAAAAAATAACCAGAAACATTAtgaaagtattaactcatgttgcattccaaatCTTCTGAAGATATCGTTAAGTAAAGAACAGAGTTTATATTAACATacttttaatcgctgaaatgatgaacACACCGCTCTGTGAACACACActctcattcatatctcattcaaaagaTACACCCGACTCTTTATCATGATGACGcgattggtcacgagacacgagagccaatgcaatttcactattaAATCTGACATAAAGCTTCTTCGGGTGCTATTTTTTGAATGTGTGCATGATCTTCGGCAAATGGAGACGGTGAACGCTTTTAgggattttcttttctttaaatcAATCGtcaaaacatatttttgaataaattgtgcctgtagtcgtatctgcctgttttaccctgtgttttgtatcatataatacacaaatgggtaggttaagAGATTGGATTGGGTTACATGttcaaatgtgtctaaataactaaaataaaataaaaattatgtaaataaaattatgctggcTAATTAAATAAAGagtcacactccaacatgtcataatggtcAAATCATAACCCAATATCATTTCATGATAATGAAAGCCCAATGATTAAAGAAAATGATCTGTACTAgacattttgtattttatacaaaataatttaaatctaaaaatgctttaaaattaaAGTCTAACCAAATTGTGTTCAAAATTATAGAAGTTGGTATCACAAAAATGtaagttcccatgagatttaTTTTAGgctctttttgtctttttttgatGCGTTCTCCTGTCACCAAATATGGAACCTTAGGTCCCAGACCTTTccaatgcactgtaaaaaatatattggtCAATAAGTTATAATAAGATATGTTTTACATTGCTTtatttcaccaaaataacttaagcacatttctttcttttttataagttataagATTCGACTCATTTTTAAGGTATAATTTAATTTGagttgaaattacttaaacatctatttatttttttaagattaGAAAATGTTTGATTATAAAATAGTGCTGTGCCCCTGTTAGTGGGCTCATCCCCTAAGTGGCCGGCACTTAGGGGATGAGCCCACTAAAAGGAATTTAAATACCGTTTCATGGTTACGCAATGTCTGATTTCAAAAAGGTTTTGGTATTTTAATTTATGATGATTCATAAAATATGTGATAAGGAAAAAGGCAAATATAAAAAAGATAGCCAAGTGTCCCTCTAATGGGGCAGTGAATTGAAATTCTGGCTTctgtaaaattaaatatcatTAATTGTCCTTTTTATATGTTAGAACATAAGCAATATACATATCTAATTATTGGCTGTTTGGAAGCATGCCATTAGGACAGGCTCATACTTTCAGAAGATGATTTATAAATAAGCCTCTGGCATGCATTATGGTCTTATGTATACCATTTTCAGGTATTCTTTCTGTACCTTTGATCTTGTTGCCCTGGAGATACAGATTCTCTAGACTTGTGCTGATAGTGGGGATCCTCTCCAGCTTGTTGAAGGACAAATCGAGTTCCACAAGTGTGCTGACATTGAAAGCGTTGGCTGGGATGCCCCCATTGGTGAGGTGATTGTGGGACAGCCGTATGAAGCACAGCTCAGGCCGTTGGCTCAGGAAGTCAGCAGGAATGCTGGAAATACGGTTGTACTCAAGGTAGAGTTGGCTCAGCTTTGGCGGCAGACTTTCTGGAATCTTCTTCAGTCGGTTTCCTCGCAAGTCTAACAGGGTCAAGGACAGCAGACCCTCAAGTGCATTACCGAGGTCTTCAATGGCGTTCATTTGGAGATGCAGGGCCGTCAGGTTGCTCATCCCACGGAAGGAGTTGACCGGGACTACCGAAATATTGTTGTGATTCATGTGTAGATCTTGTAGGGAGCGCGGTAAGCCCTGTGGAACACGGCTCAGGTTGTTGTTGTGTAAAAAGAGGCGCTCGAGGTTCGGTAGTTTGGCGAAGACTTTGTCAGCAATCTTGTCAGAGCTCAGTTTATTTGAGTGCATGCAGATCCAGGCTAAATTTGGAGCATTATCAAAGACGGCGTTTGCGATGCCAGTGATCTGGTTATTTTGCAAGTATACATACTTAATGTGAGACGGTACGAATGGCACGTGCTGTAGCCTGCGGTTGTTGCAGTACATTGCCTCGGGGTAGGTAGGATGACAGTCGCATTCCAAAGGGCAGTCCAGCACAGAAGGCTCATCCTCTGTTCTTAGAGAGGCGAGATTGTGACTGCGGCCATGACCATGACTGTAGGCTCGGTTGCGGAGATAACTTAGCCAGGTCAGAGAGTTGGTCTGTTGTGTCATGGAAAAATCGACAAGCCTTGCCAGCAAAAGCATAAAAATCCAGCCTCTCATTGTCACTGCGTTTTGCCTGTCTGGACACAGATACACATGTTCATATCCTTTCTGAGACCACTTGGGAAAAACACTACATTTTCACATTTGACAGTTTTTCATTTAGAATTAAATTACTAAATTGCATTAGAAATTATTCATGATCAATTCATTTTTTTCAATACAAATTCTTTACATTATTATGAAATTAtcaattaacattattattattctgttttacaa
Proteins encoded:
- the fmodb gene encoding fibromodulin, producing the protein MRGWIFMLLLARLVDFSMTQQTNSLTWLSYLRNRAYSHGHGRSHNLASLRTEDEPSVLDCPLECDCHPTYPEAMYCNNRRLQHVPFVPSHIKYVYLQNNQITGIANAVFDNAPNLAWICMHSNKLSSDKIADKVFAKLPNLERLFLHNNNLSRVPQGLPRSLQDLHMNHNNISVVPVNSFRGMSNLTALHLQMNAIEDLGNALEGLLSLTLLDLRGNRLKKIPESLPPKLSQLYLEYNRISSIPADFLSQRPELCFIRLSHNHLTNGGIPANAFNVSTLVELDLSFNKLERIPTISTSLENLYLQGNKIKEFSVSSFCRVVDTNNYSNLRVLRLEANEISAQDIPYEAALCLRLATNIDL